The Sulfurospirillum oryzae genome contains the following window.
CGTATAACTTTGCGGGTATATTCCAAGGAATCGATTTGAGTGCGAATTACCCAGAAGGTACGAAACCGTATGCTATCGGTGAGAGTTCAAATACTATCACAAACTATGGTTTTGATGTGATCACGCAAATTTCAGAGTTCAACGCCGGTCTATGCCGCGTCGAGAAAGCATAGGGGGTGGATGATGAGTGAATTATCAAAAATGAAATTTTATTGTGATACGAACCGTTGTATCGAATGTTTTGCCTGTTCAGTCGCCTGTGCGGAAGCGCACGATCTTCCTACAGGCATTAGCAGACGTAAGGTTATTACGCTGTTTAATGGCGTAGAAGGTAAAGAAATTTCGACTTCCATTGCCTGTATGCATTGTACAGACGCACCGTGTGAGCAAGTATGCCCAGTGGATTGTTTCTATATCAGAGAGGACGGCATCGTTCTTCATGATAAAAACAGATGTATCGGTTGTGGTTACTGCTTGTACGCATGTCCATTCGGTGCTCCACAATTCCCAAGAGATGGTGCCTTTGGTGCTAAAGGGGCAATGGATAAATGTACCATGTGTGCCGGAGGTCCTTTGGAGACAAACTCGGTTCATGAGCGAGAACTTTACGGTCAAAACCGTATTGCAGAGGGAAAAGTACCGATGTGTGCATCTATCTGCTCTACCAATGCCCTTCTTGTGGGTGACGCGGAAAGTGTTTCTGCGATTTACCGCAAAAGGGTCGTAGGTCGAGGACGAGGCGCTTAAAGGAGCAGCAATGAGAAAGTATGTAACTATGATCATTGCAGCTCTGAGTTTGGCATCAGTGGCATTTGCCACTGAAAGCCAAATCTGGGGTGAGATGCGCATACAAAATATTTTAGGATACGATAAAGAGGGAAGTACCCATTTAGGACCTTTGTTTACCATGTTACAGCATCAATACTTCGCATGGATATTCCTAGGAGTTCTAATTGGAGTTCCTTTAGCTTTCTTTATCCATTATAAGATTATAGGACCTAAAGTCTTTCCACACAGTGCAAAGAAATACTATGCCTTTAATCTCTATAATAGAATAATCCACCAAGTAGCAGCCGTCAGCTTCTTGGTGATCGTACCCACAGGATTTATCATCGTCTTTGGTGACTTCTTTGGAGGTGGAACCTTGGTGAGAATGGCAAAGAACCTTCATGGCATCTTTACCATACCTTTTACCATCGTGGTCATCCCAATGGCACTTATGTGGCTTAAAGAAGCTCTCTTTAATCTCGATGATATTAAATGGTTTATGATCCTAGGAGGTTACCTCTCTAAAGAGAAAAAACCAATCTTGGCAGGTAAGTTTAATGCCGGTCAAAAGATGTGGTACTGGGTAGCCATATTAGGTGGTATTACCATGATACTTAGTGGTGCCATAATGTTCTTCCTAGACTTTAAAATGCAAATGTTGCATGATCTAACCGGTCTGTCTCAAATAGACCTGCTAAGAGCAGCAGCAATCATTCATAATGTGATGGGATTTGCCGTGGTAGCACTCTTTATTACCCATGTGTATATGTCTATGTTCGCTATTAAAGGAGCAGTGCAGAGTATTATTACAGGGTATGTTGAAGAAGAAGTGAAGATTCTTCACAGTACATGGTATAAAAAGCTTAAAGATCAGGGTAAGTTTTGATTTTACACGCTTCCCAAGCCAAGCTTGAAAAGCTACGTTGCACTATGCACTGAAGCTTGCCTCTTTCGAGGCAGAATAATTCTACATGTAAGCTTTACATGTAAAGTATGGAAAGTCTTTTTTTAAGGCTTTCCGTATTGATTTATCTGATTATTCTCTGAACGAGTGACGCACTAAAAAAAGTGCACAAGAGAGTATAAAAGCGATACTCATTGAAATTGTAAAAAGTAAAGAACTCCCAATGGTGTCCCATAACCATCCTCCAATACTCAGTGAAAGAAGGGTGCAAACACCGATACTAAAGTAGTAAACGCCATAAGCGCTGGCTTTGAGCTCTTTGGGTGTATTATCTGCAATAATCGCTTTTGCAAGAGAATTAAACCCACCTGCAAAAAAACCATAAATCGCAAACCCAAGCCAAATTCCGATTTCACCGCCATAGTTCATTAGTGCGGTGGCTATAGCAAAGAAGAGGTATATAAGTGCCAATAAAAGGGGTTTTCCGTACTGGTCTGCAAATTTTCCTATGTGTATGGCACTGAGCGATAATGTTCCATTGTAGAGTGTGTAGAGAAGAAGGATAAGCGCTAAAAGAGTCTCATGTTCTTCCGCTTTGAGGATCATAAAGGCGTAGTTCATACTAGCAAGTGCAAAGAGCGATTGAAAAAGGACAAGGAGATAAAAAGGTTTTGAAAGGGCACTGGGGCGAAAGGCTTTAAGAGGAGCGGGCGTAAAAGGGGCATCTTCGACCCAAAAAAGAATGACGACCAAAGAGAGAAGACCAGGAATGATGCTAAGTAAAAAAACAGTTCTAAAGGTACTCTCTTTTTCTCCTAAATACCACAGCATAAAAAACGCAAAGAGTGAGCCAGCAATAGCGCCTGCACTGTCCATCATCTTATGAAAACCAAAAACAAGCCCTGTTGTCTTGGGCGTCACAAAAGCACTTATGAGAGCGTCTCTTGGCGCACTTCTAATGCCTTTGCCGACACGGTCTGAAAAGCGCACAAGGGCGACCATGCCTGCACTTTGTGCAAAAAAAGCTAAGGGTTTGATGAGATTGGAAAGGGCATAACCCAAAAGCACAAGGTTTTTGCGTTTTCCCATACGATCAGACATAAAGCCAGAAAGCGCTATCAATAAAGCAACACCAAATTCAGCAACACCTTCTATAAGCCCGATTTCACTTTTGTTAGCATGCAAAAATCGCTCTAAAAAAAGCGGCAATAAAGGCAAAATCATCTCTGTTGAAAAGTCCGTAAAAAAGCTGTTAACGCCAAGAGCGATGATGTTTTTTGAGATCATTTCCGGCCTTTACATGTAAAGATGTTAAAGACTAAAGGGTGCCATACTCTATGGCAGTTTTAGTGTAAAAAAGTCCCAATTTTTCTTCGGTTAAAAGAGCAAAGAGTTTTTCACATTCGGCTTCGCTAACGTTCATAATGATCTCAAGCGGCTCATCGGCAAGTTCAAAAAATGTGGATGAGTGTAGTTTCCCATCTCTTCCGATGCCTTGTGAGGCATGAAGAATCGTGACACCTTTGATTCCAATTTTTTCAGAAACGTCAACAAGCCAATGACTGATGTGCTCGCCGTTTGGGTGTTTACGGCTTTGCAGCGTTGAAAAAACGAGTTGAAAACCTTTCATAAGCTTCCTTTTTGAAGTAGGGTATAACTGGCAATGCCAAGGAGTGTCATAGTGATCGAACCCATTACATGTAAAAGGGCTGCCACAATGCTAAGACTTAGACGTCCTTCTTGAATAAGGGTGACGATCTCTGCACTAAAGGTACTAAACGTCGTGAGTCCACCTAAAAAACCTGTGATGATGAAAAGTCGCCATTCGGGTGCAAGGGCTGTGTTGGAAGCAAAAAAAGCAATGAATAATCCGATGAGATAACCGCCAATGAGATTGGCACTCAAAGTTCCTAGTGGAATAGAAGGGTAAATGCTGTTCAGTTTTGTTCCCAAAAACCAGCGTAAAAGTGCGCCAAAACCAGCACCTGAAAAAATAGCCAAAACGGTGTAAAAC
Protein-coding sequences here:
- a CDS encoding formate dehydrogenase subunit gamma; translated protein: MRKYVTMIIAALSLASVAFATESQIWGEMRIQNILGYDKEGSTHLGPLFTMLQHQYFAWIFLGVLIGVPLAFFIHYKIIGPKVFPHSAKKYYAFNLYNRIIHQVAAVSFLVIVPTGFIIVFGDFFGGGTLVRMAKNLHGIFTIPFTIVVIPMALMWLKEALFNLDDIKWFMILGGYLSKEKKPILAGKFNAGQKMWYWVAILGGITMILSGAIMFFLDFKMQMLHDLTGLSQIDLLRAAAIIHNVMGFAVVALFITHVYMSMFAIKGAVQSIITGYVEEEVKILHSTWYKKLKDQGKF
- the fdh3B gene encoding formate dehydrogenase FDH3 subunit beta → MMSELSKMKFYCDTNRCIECFACSVACAEAHDLPTGISRRKVITLFNGVEGKEISTSIACMHCTDAPCEQVCPVDCFYIREDGIVLHDKNRCIGCGYCLYACPFGAPQFPRDGAFGAKGAMDKCTMCAGGPLETNSVHERELYGQNRIAEGKVPMCASICSTNALLVGDAESVSAIYRKRVVGRGRGA
- a CDS encoding DUF190 domain-containing protein codes for the protein MKGFQLVFSTLQSRKHPNGEHISHWLVDVSEKIGIKGVTILHASQGIGRDGKLHSSTFFELADEPLEIIMNVSEAECEKLFALLTEEKLGLFYTKTAIEYGTL
- a CDS encoding MFS transporter; the encoded protein is MISKNIIALGVNSFFTDFSTEMILPLLPLFLERFLHANKSEIGLIEGVAEFGVALLIALSGFMSDRMGKRKNLVLLGYALSNLIKPLAFFAQSAGMVALVRFSDRVGKGIRSAPRDALISAFVTPKTTGLVFGFHKMMDSAGAIAGSLFAFFMLWYLGEKESTFRTVFLLSIIPGLLSLVVILFWVEDAPFTPAPLKAFRPSALSKPFYLLVLFQSLFALASMNYAFMILKAEEHETLLALILLLYTLYNGTLSLSAIHIGKFADQYGKPLLLALIYLFFAIATALMNYGGEIGIWLGFAIYGFFAGGFNSLAKAIIADNTPKELKASAYGVYYFSIGVCTLLSLSIGGWLWDTIGSSLLFTISMSIAFILSCALFLVRHSFRE
- the crcB gene encoding fluoride efflux transporter CrcB encodes the protein MFYTVLAIFSGAGFGALLRWFLGTKLNSIYPSIPLGTLSANLIGGYLIGLFIAFFASNTALAPEWRLFIITGFLGGLTTFSTFSAEIVTLIQEGRLSLSIVAALLHVMGSITMTLLGIASYTLLQKGSL